In Bacillus sp. KH172YL63, one genomic interval encodes:
- a CDS encoding cytochrome C assembly family protein: MFEQTMTRLHELMIVLYAISILFYFIDFLNKNRKANLFAFWLLAIVWVLQTIFLFLYMMNTGRFPVLTIFEGLYFYAWVLITLSLVINRLLRVDFTVFFTNVLGFIIMAIHTFAPVQVESQAMAEQMVSELLLIHITMAILSYGAFSLSFVFSLLYLLQFKLLKEKKWGQRLWRISDLSKLEKISYILNSIGVAMLLLSLILGLQWAYIKLPEFLWYDPKIIGSFILLILYSSYLYLRIKKNVFGKSLAYLNVAAFLIILINFFLASRLSSFHFWYS; the protein is encoded by the coding sequence ATGTTTGAACAAACGATGACTAGGCTGCACGAACTGATGATTGTTCTGTATGCTATTAGTATTCTCTTTTATTTTATAGATTTCTTAAACAAAAACCGGAAGGCGAATCTGTTTGCCTTCTGGTTACTTGCGATTGTTTGGGTCCTTCAAACAATCTTTTTATTTCTATACATGATGAATACAGGCAGGTTTCCGGTGCTCACCATTTTTGAGGGGCTTTATTTTTATGCCTGGGTGCTCATCACCCTGTCCCTCGTCATCAACCGCCTGTTAAGAGTGGACTTCACCGTGTTTTTCACAAATGTACTGGGGTTCATCATCATGGCCATACATACATTCGCGCCTGTGCAGGTGGAATCACAGGCAATGGCTGAACAGATGGTATCCGAATTACTATTGATTCACATTACGATGGCGATTCTATCATACGGCGCATTTTCATTGTCATTTGTATTTTCCCTGCTGTATCTTCTTCAATTTAAGTTGTTGAAAGAGAAGAAATGGGGACAGCGGTTATGGCGGATAAGCGATTTGTCTAAACTTGAGAAGATATCCTACATTTTGAATTCGATCGGGGTCGCGATGCTTCTCCTGAGCCTGATCCTCGGCCTGCAGTGGGCATACATCAAACTGCCTGAGTTTCTATGGTATGATCCGAAAATTATAGGATCTTTCATTCTATTGATTTTATACAGCAGTTACTTATACCTTCGCATTAAAAAGAATGTATTCGGTAAGTCGCTTGCTTATCTTAATGTTGCAGCCTTCTTGATCATCTTGATCAACTTCTTCTTGGCAAGTCGGTTGTCTTCATTTCATTTCTGGTATTCATAA
- a CDS encoding amino acid ABC transporter permease, which translates to MHFLETFAGTYDVFLKGMLLTFELTFVSVLIAIGVGLFFAFLKISGIKPLSLLADLYIFVVRGTPLIVQIFIFYFGLTSFNISGFWAVVMGLAFHNGAYIAEIFRGAIQSIDKGQMEAGRSLGMSVGLSMRRIILPQAFRRALPPLGNQFIIALKDSSLASFIGMFELFSVATTLGSNNFDYMTYLLVVAIYYLVLVLVFSTIVNIIEKRMSVSD; encoded by the coding sequence ATGCACTTTTTAGAAACCTTTGCCGGTACATATGATGTTTTCCTGAAAGGGATGTTACTGACGTTTGAATTGACCTTTGTATCGGTCCTCATTGCGATTGGGGTCGGATTGTTTTTCGCGTTTTTAAAAATATCGGGCATCAAGCCTTTGTCGCTGCTTGCCGATCTTTATATCTTTGTTGTACGGGGAACGCCGTTGATCGTTCAGATCTTCATCTTCTATTTCGGATTGACGTCATTTAATATTTCAGGATTCTGGGCGGTCGTCATGGGACTTGCATTCCATAACGGGGCCTATATCGCCGAGATCTTCCGTGGGGCCATTCAATCGATTGATAAAGGGCAGATGGAAGCCGGGCGTTCACTTGGGATGTCAGTTGGCCTCTCAATGAGAAGGATCATCCTGCCACAGGCATTCAGACGCGCACTGCCGCCGCTTGGAAATCAATTCATCATCGCATTGAAGGATTCCTCTCTTGCGTCTTTCATCGGCATGTTTGAATTGTTCAGTGTGGCGACGACACTTGGATCGAATAACTTTGATTACATGACATACCTGCTCGTCGTAGCGATCTACTACCTCGTACTCGTACTGGTCTTCTCTACGATTGTCAATATCATCGAAAAGCGGATGTCTGTCAGTGATTAA
- the hemA gene encoding glutamyl-tRNA reductase: MYTIVVGLNYKTAPVEIRERLSFNETDLPLAMNALKEKKSILENVIVSTCNRTEVYAVVDQLHTGRYYIKDFLSQWFDIDKEEFTPYLFIYEQEGAVEHLFKVACGLNSMVLGETQILGQIRSSFLNAQQSGATGTVFNHLFKQAVTVAKKGHSETEIGSNAVSVSYAAVELAKKVFGSLDKKHVLILGAGKMGELAIQNLHGSGATKVTVINRTYEKAQTLAERFSGHAKTMQELQCALVEADIMISSTGAKDFVITKDMMSHVERMRKGRPLFMVDIAVPRDLDPAIGQLESVFLYDIDDLEDIVQANLAERKKAAEQIELLIEAEIVAFKEWLNMLGVVPVISALRQKALSIQAETMESIERKMPDLTDRERKVLNKHTKSIINQLLKDPILQAKEFAGLPDAEDKLDLFVNIFNIEQQVLEQKQVKAANEKTERDHGFTPQPSFQA, encoded by the coding sequence ATGTATACGATAGTCGTTGGTTTAAATTACAAAACGGCCCCTGTAGAGATTCGCGAACGTTTATCTTTCAATGAAACTGATCTGCCTTTGGCGATGAACGCATTAAAGGAAAAGAAAAGCATTCTTGAAAATGTGATTGTTTCTACTTGTAATCGGACGGAAGTTTATGCGGTTGTAGATCAGCTTCATACAGGTCGTTATTATATTAAAGATTTCTTATCTCAATGGTTTGATATAGATAAAGAGGAGTTCACCCCTTATCTGTTTATTTATGAACAAGAAGGAGCGGTCGAACACCTGTTTAAGGTTGCCTGCGGATTGAACTCCATGGTGCTGGGGGAAACCCAGATCCTTGGTCAGATTCGCTCAAGCTTCCTGAATGCACAACAATCAGGAGCGACAGGAACCGTATTCAATCACCTCTTCAAACAGGCAGTGACTGTGGCGAAAAAAGGCCACTCTGAAACGGAGATCGGCTCGAACGCTGTATCTGTCAGTTATGCAGCCGTTGAATTGGCGAAAAAAGTATTCGGCAGCCTGGATAAAAAACATGTGCTGATCCTCGGTGCAGGTAAAATGGGCGAGCTTGCGATCCAGAATCTGCATGGAAGCGGCGCTACAAAGGTGACCGTCATCAATCGTACGTATGAGAAAGCCCAAACACTGGCCGAGCGTTTCAGCGGTCATGCGAAAACGATGCAGGAGCTGCAATGTGCCCTGGTTGAAGCGGATATTATGATCTCCTCGACAGGCGCAAAGGATTTCGTCATTACGAAAGACATGATGTCCCATGTGGAACGGATGAGAAAGGGTCGTCCTTTATTCATGGTGGATATTGCCGTCCCAAGGGATCTGGATCCTGCGATCGGCCAGCTTGAAAGTGTATTCCTCTATGATATTGATGATTTAGAAGACATTGTGCAGGCGAATCTTGCAGAACGGAAGAAAGCGGCTGAACAGATCGAACTTCTGATTGAAGCCGAGATTGTTGCGTTCAAGGAATGGCTGAATATGCTCGGCGTGGTTCCCGTCATTTCCGCATTAAGACAAAAGGCGCTGTCTATCCAGGCAGAAACGATGGAAAGCATCGAACGGAAAATGCCGGATCTCACAGACCGTGAACGGAAGGTGCTGAACAAGCACACGAAGAGCATCATCAATCAGCTGTTAAAAGATCCGATCCTGCAGGCGAAAGAGTTTGCCGGACTTCCGGATGCGGAAGATAAATTGGATTTATTCGTTAACATCTTTAACATTGAACAGCAAGTACTAGAACAGAAACAAGTCAAAGCAGCCAACGAAAAGACCGAGCGTGATCATGGCTTTACACCACAACCCTCTTTTCAAGCTTAA
- a CDS encoding transporter substrate-binding domain-containing protein has product MKNLKSIVVLVIAALLLSACGDKATTESGAKLVEKGKFVYAASGEFKPFSVTNNDGTMSGFDIEVAEAVAKEMGLEPEQKKFKFAGIVEGVKSGRFDAAVASHTITEDRLKEVDFSTPYYYSGPQIFVRKDSSVETLADLEGMEIAVSKGSTYADTAKEVTDKIQAYDSDVVALEALNKGKHDAVITDFITGKEAIASGLDLEARELIGRSEQAIAVSKENEKLLDEINQALETLRENGTLKEISEKYFNTDITSDPEKE; this is encoded by the coding sequence GTGAAGAATTTGAAAAGCATAGTTGTTTTAGTCATCGCTGCGCTTCTGCTGTCAGCTTGTGGAGACAAAGCCACAACTGAGAGTGGTGCGAAGCTGGTGGAGAAAGGCAAATTTGTATACGCGGCTTCAGGTGAATTCAAGCCGTTCAGTGTAACCAATAATGATGGGACAATGTCAGGTTTTGATATTGAAGTGGCTGAAGCAGTCGCCAAAGAGATGGGCCTTGAGCCGGAACAGAAAAAATTTAAGTTTGCAGGAATTGTAGAAGGCGTGAAATCCGGTCGTTTTGATGCAGCGGTTGCCAGTCATACGATTACGGAAGACCGCCTGAAAGAAGTGGATTTCTCGACGCCGTATTACTATTCCGGTCCACAGATCTTCGTTCGGAAGGACAGTTCAGTTGAAACCCTGGCTGATTTGGAAGGGATGGAAATCGCCGTTTCAAAAGGGTCGACATACGCTGATACGGCCAAAGAAGTGACGGATAAAATCCAGGCTTACGACAGTGACGTCGTGGCGCTTGAAGCATTGAATAAAGGAAAGCATGATGCCGTCATCACAGACTTCATCACCGGGAAAGAAGCCATCGCTTCCGGTCTTGATCTTGAAGCACGTGAGCTGATTGGCCGCAGTGAACAGGCGATTGCCGTCAGCAAAGAAAATGAAAAGCTATTGGATGAAATCAATCAAGCGCTGGAAACGCTCCGTGAAAACGGTACGTTGAAGGAAATCAGCGAAAAATATTTCAATACAGACATCACATCAGATCCAGAGAAAGAGTAA
- the lon gene encoding endopeptidase La, translating to MSNQNNLTVPLLPLRGLLVYPTMVLHLDVGRERSVQALEKAMMDDHLIFLTTQRDMNIDEPTQEDFYEMGTLTKVKQMLKLPNGTIRVLVEGLNRATITSFTEQKDFYEVTVKEYKDSAEKESETDALMRTLLNYFEQYIKLSKKVSAETYSTVSDIEEPGRLADIVASHLPLKMKEKQNVLEMLDIKKRLQMVIETINNEKEVLSLEKKIGQRVKRSMERTQKEYYLREQMKAIQKELGDKEGKTGEVEDLTAKIQQAYMPEEVEMTALKELARYEKVPSSSAESSVIRNYIEWLVSLPWSTETEDQLDINRSEQILNRDHYGLEKVKERVLEYLAVQQLTKSLKGPILCLAGPPGVGKTSLARSVAESLGRNFVRVSLGGVRDESEIRGHRRTYVGAMPGRIIRGMKKAGTINPVFLLDEIDKMSSDFRGDPSSAMLEVLDPEQNSTFSDHYIEETYDLSKVMFIATANDLSTIPGPLRDRMEIITIAGYTELEKLNIAKHHLLEKQIKDHGLNKSKLQVRDEAILDIVRYYTREAGVRSLERQLAALCRKTAKIIVSGEKKRVVVTSSNIEDFLGKKKFRYGQAEVENQIGVSTGLAYTTVGGDTLQIEVSLAPGKGKLVLTGKLGDVMKESAQTAFSYVRSKASELGIEETFHEKYDIHIHVPEGAVPKDGPSAGITITTALVSALTGKYVNREVGMTGEMTLRGRVLPIGGVKEKTLSAHRAGIKTIILPKDNEKDIDDIPESVREELTFILVAHIDEVLEKALVGEKK from the coding sequence GTGTCAAATCAAAATAATCTAACGGTTCCCCTCCTTCCATTACGAGGCTTACTTGTATACCCAACAATGGTCTTGCATTTAGATGTTGGACGTGAGCGCTCTGTACAAGCTTTAGAAAAAGCAATGATGGATGATCATTTAATTTTCTTAACCACTCAAAGAGATATGAATATAGATGAGCCCACACAGGAAGATTTCTACGAGATGGGGACGCTTACGAAGGTTAAACAGATGCTTAAATTACCGAACGGAACGATCCGTGTCCTTGTTGAGGGGTTAAACAGGGCGACGATCACCTCCTTCACAGAACAGAAGGATTTCTATGAAGTAACGGTAAAAGAATACAAAGATTCCGCTGAGAAGGAATCAGAGACCGACGCTTTAATGAGAACGTTATTGAATTATTTCGAACAATACATAAAGCTATCAAAAAAGGTTTCAGCCGAAACATATTCCACAGTGTCGGATATTGAAGAACCGGGCAGGCTTGCAGACATCGTTGCTTCCCACCTGCCATTGAAAATGAAGGAAAAGCAAAATGTCCTCGAGATGCTGGACATCAAAAAGCGCCTGCAAATGGTGATTGAAACGATCAACAATGAAAAAGAAGTGCTGAGCCTGGAGAAAAAAATCGGTCAGCGCGTGAAACGTTCAATGGAAAGAACGCAAAAAGAATACTACCTTCGGGAACAAATGAAGGCCATTCAAAAGGAATTGGGCGATAAAGAAGGAAAAACCGGGGAAGTGGAAGATCTTACGGCGAAAATCCAGCAGGCCTATATGCCGGAAGAAGTGGAAATGACGGCATTAAAAGAGCTGGCGCGCTATGAGAAGGTGCCTTCAAGTTCTGCGGAAAGCTCTGTCATCCGAAACTACATCGAATGGCTTGTTTCCCTGCCATGGTCTACTGAAACCGAAGATCAGCTCGATATCAACCGTTCAGAACAAATCTTGAACAGAGATCATTACGGCCTTGAAAAAGTAAAAGAGCGTGTACTCGAGTATCTTGCCGTCCAACAGCTGACGAAATCACTCAAAGGCCCGATCCTTTGCCTTGCAGGACCTCCTGGAGTCGGTAAAACAAGCCTTGCCCGTTCGGTGGCAGAGTCACTCGGCCGGAATTTCGTCCGGGTATCACTGGGCGGTGTCCGTGATGAATCGGAAATCAGGGGTCACAGAAGAACGTATGTCGGCGCGATGCCTGGCCGTATCATCAGGGGGATGAAGAAAGCAGGTACGATCAATCCTGTCTTCCTTCTTGATGAAATCGACAAAATGTCCTCCGACTTCAGGGGTGATCCATCTTCGGCCATGCTTGAAGTGTTGGACCCTGAACAGAACTCCACGTTCAGTGATCATTATATCGAAGAAACCTATGATCTCTCAAAAGTGATGTTCATCGCAACTGCCAATGATCTGTCCACGATTCCAGGTCCATTGAGAGACAGGATGGAAATCATCACGATTGCAGGTTATACTGAGTTAGAGAAATTGAACATTGCGAAGCATCATTTATTGGAGAAGCAAATCAAGGATCACGGCTTGAATAAATCTAAGCTTCAAGTGAGGGATGAGGCGATCCTGGATATCGTCCGTTACTACACAAGGGAAGCCGGAGTAAGAAGCCTGGAACGTCAACTTGCAGCACTTTGCAGGAAAACGGCGAAAATCATCGTATCCGGTGAGAAGAAGCGGGTAGTTGTGACATCAAGCAATATCGAAGATTTCCTTGGCAAGAAGAAGTTCCGATACGGTCAGGCCGAAGTGGAGAACCAAATCGGCGTCTCGACCGGACTTGCTTATACAACGGTAGGCGGGGACACCCTCCAGATCGAGGTATCTCTTGCGCCAGGTAAAGGCAAGCTTGTATTGACCGGTAAATTGGGGGATGTCATGAAGGAATCTGCCCAGACTGCCTTCAGCTACGTCCGTTCGAAAGCAAGCGAGCTTGGGATCGAAGAAACGTTCCATGAAAAATATGATATCCATATCCACGTCCCTGAAGGAGCGGTACCGAAAGACGGTCCGTCTGCAGGGATCACAATCACTACGGCCCTTGTATCTGCCCTTACCGGTAAATACGTGAACAGGGAAGTGGGGATGACAGGTGAAATGACCCTGAGAGGAAGAGTCCTTCCAATCGGCGGAGTGAAAGAAAAAACATTAAGCGCTCATCGTGCCGGAATTAAAACAATCATCCTGCCGAAAGATAACGAAAAGGATATTGATGACATTCCGGAAAGCGTGAGGGAAGAATTGACGTTCATCCTCGTAGCCCATATAGATGAAGTCTTAGAGAAAGCATTAGTAGGTGAAAAGAAGTGA
- the yihA gene encoding ribosome biogenesis GTP-binding protein YihA/YsxC has translation MKVNQVELVISAVRPEQYPGDILPEFALAGRSNVGKSSFINKMIGRKSMARISSKPGKTQTLNFYKIEETLYYVDVPGYGFAKVSKTEREAWGKMIETYITSREQLRAVVMIVDLRHAPTKDDVMMYDFLKHHGLPCIVIATKADKIPKGKWQKHLKVTKETLNMDPEDDLILFSSETGLGKDKAWDAIKSFYK, from the coding sequence GTGAAAGTAAATCAAGTTGAGTTAGTCATCAGTGCAGTCAGGCCTGAACAATACCCTGGCGATATCCTTCCCGAGTTTGCCTTGGCGGGCCGTTCGAATGTAGGAAAATCCTCATTCATCAACAAAATGATTGGAAGAAAGAGTATGGCGAGGATCTCATCCAAGCCGGGTAAAACACAGACGTTGAACTTCTACAAAATAGAAGAGACCCTCTATTATGTCGACGTCCCTGGATACGGATTTGCCAAAGTATCCAAAACAGAGCGTGAAGCATGGGGAAAAATGATCGAAACGTACATCACGAGCCGGGAACAGCTCCGGGCGGTCGTCATGATTGTCGACCTGCGCCACGCCCCGACCAAGGATGACGTCATGATGTATGACTTCCTGAAGCATCACGGACTTCCATGCATCGTCATTGCCACGAAAGCCGATAAAATCCCTAAAGGCAAATGGCAGAAACACCTGAAAGTGACAAAAGAAACATTGAATATGGACCCGGAAGACGACCTGATTCTATTCTCGTCTGAAACTGGACTTGGAAAAGACAAGGCCTGGGATGCCATTAAATCATTTTATAAATAA
- a CDS encoding diphthine--ammonia ligase, with protein sequence MKTRTAVSWSGGKDGALALDRVIQEGKEVVCLLSMVSDEHGRNHAHGLRLEVLKLQAEALGIPLVMVNSGDNYEASLIQALIQLNQSEGIEEIVFGSLYAEEDRKWNEGVALKAGLTPLFPVWISEDETSELLKAFITRKFSAVICRASDKVLDRTWTGRFLDEDFYKDIHEQDCCVMGEAGEYHTFVLDGPMFSQKVELIQSGVVLNSGLWSLDIKECRLAEKESVKERNEDEIPVELRQ encoded by the coding sequence ATGAAAACACGAACAGCCGTCAGCTGGAGCGGGGGAAAGGACGGGGCACTCGCTCTGGACCGTGTGATCCAAGAAGGCAAAGAGGTGGTGTGTCTTCTCTCGATGGTGTCTGATGAACATGGGCGCAATCATGCCCACGGTCTACGCCTGGAGGTGCTGAAGCTGCAGGCAGAGGCATTGGGGATCCCCCTCGTGATGGTGAACTCAGGTGATAACTATGAAGCGTCCCTTATTCAAGCGCTGATTCAGTTGAATCAGTCTGAAGGGATAGAAGAAATTGTGTTTGGCAGTTTATATGCAGAAGAAGATAGAAAGTGGAATGAAGGGGTCGCTTTAAAAGCAGGCCTGACACCTTTGTTCCCGGTGTGGATATCTGAAGATGAAACGAGTGAACTTTTGAAGGCGTTCATCACGCGTAAATTTTCTGCAGTCATATGCAGGGCTTCTGACAAAGTGCTGGACCGTACATGGACCGGCAGGTTTCTCGATGAAGATTTTTATAAAGATATTCATGAGCAGGATTGCTGTGTCATGGGAGAAGCGGGAGAATACCATACGTTCGTACTCGATGGTCCGATGTTCTCGCAAAAGGTGGAGCTCATCCAATCCGGTGTTGTGCTGAATTCCGGCCTGTGGTCACTGGATATCAAAGAATGCCGATTGGCTGAAAAAGAATCCGTGAAGGAACGGAACGAGGACGAAATCCCGGTGGAACTGAGACAGTAG
- a CDS encoding LiaI-LiaF-like domain-containing protein, producing MKHQRIFPGIILIGFGIYFYLQQANIVLFQEFFTWPTLLIIVGLAFLGQGYAGRDHEAILPGTILVGFGLHFHVVHKLAIWPDHMGTFILIIALGFLLRYQKTGAGLFQGVLFLTLSILLLFSDKAVRWLGLIEGSVGTAWEFWPIVIIGIGVYLLFIKKK from the coding sequence ATGAAACACCAGAGAATATTCCCAGGCATCATTTTAATTGGTTTTGGCATTTATTTTTATTTACAGCAGGCAAACATCGTATTATTTCAGGAGTTCTTCACCTGGCCGACCCTCCTCATCATCGTCGGGCTCGCCTTCCTCGGACAGGGCTATGCAGGTCGCGATCATGAAGCCATCCTGCCAGGCACCATCCTCGTCGGCTTCGGCCTTCACTTCCACGTCGTACATAAACTGGCCATTTGGCCCGATCATATGGGGACTTTCATCCTCATCATTGCCCTTGGTTTCCTGCTCAGGTACCAAAAGACCGGTGCCGGCTTATTTCAAGGCGTTCTTTTTTTGACACTGTCCATCCTTCTCCTATTCAGCGATAAGGCGGTGAGATGGCTCGGCCTTATCGAAGGCAGCGTAGGCACTGCGTGGGAATTCTGGCCGATCGTCATCATCGGGATTGGTGTGTATTTGCTGTTTATCAAGAAGAAATGA
- the lonB gene encoding ATP-dependent protease LonB — MSFTSIALFIQLFFGIIIGLYFWNLLKNQRTQKVSIDRESKKEMEELRKMRSISLTEPLAEKVRPASFDDIVGQEDGIKALKAALCSPNPQHVIIYGPPGVGKTAAARLVLEEAKKNMKSPFRSDAVFVELDATTARFDERGIADPLIGSVHDPIYQGAGAMGQAGIPQPKQGAVTNAHGGVLFIDEIGELHPIQMNKLLKVLEDRRVFLESAYYNEENHQIPTHIHDIFKNGLPADFRLIGATTRTPSEIPPAIRSRCMEVFFRELEHDEVKKVASGAIDKVGMTLSEKGLETLSSYARNGREAVNMVQIAAGVPITENRKEIYDHELEWIIQSSQLSPRYQKKINEEATIGLVNGLAVTGPNTGSLLEIEVSVIPAADRGSINVTGIVEEESIGDRSKSIKRKSMAKGSIENVITVLRSMGVPADQYDIHVNFPGGIPVDGPSAGIAMALGIYSAIYRIPVKHTVALTGEISIHGLVKPVGGVPAKVKGAKLAGATVAIIPHENQQTMLAEIGGIEVVPVKHLKEVLDLALLKDGLQPAEIVSEQNKKSV; from the coding sequence ATGAGCTTTACGAGCATCGCGTTATTTATCCAGTTATTCTTTGGGATCATCATTGGGTTGTATTTTTGGAACTTGTTAAAAAATCAGCGGACCCAGAAAGTATCCATTGACCGTGAATCGAAAAAAGAAATGGAAGAACTCCGTAAGATGAGATCCATCTCCTTGACTGAGCCCCTGGCAGAAAAGGTGAGACCGGCAAGCTTTGACGATATCGTCGGTCAGGAGGATGGAATCAAGGCACTGAAAGCGGCGCTTTGCAGCCCGAATCCACAGCATGTGATCATTTATGGACCTCCCGGGGTAGGGAAGACCGCTGCTGCAAGATTAGTATTGGAAGAGGCAAAGAAGAACATGAAGTCCCCCTTCAGGTCTGATGCAGTATTCGTTGAGCTGGATGCCACGACGGCCCGTTTCGATGAACGGGGGATTGCAGATCCGTTGATCGGTTCGGTTCATGATCCTATCTATCAAGGGGCAGGTGCGATGGGACAGGCGGGGATCCCGCAGCCGAAACAGGGCGCTGTGACGAATGCCCACGGAGGCGTATTATTCATCGATGAAATTGGGGAACTGCATCCCATTCAAATGAATAAACTGCTGAAAGTGCTTGAGGATCGGAGAGTGTTCCTCGAGAGCGCTTATTACAATGAAGAGAATCATCAGATCCCGACCCACATCCATGATATTTTCAAAAACGGCCTTCCGGCTGATTTCCGCTTGATCGGTGCCACGACCCGCACCCCGAGTGAAATTCCCCCGGCCATTCGGTCCCGTTGCATGGAAGTGTTCTTCAGGGAACTTGAACATGATGAAGTAAAGAAAGTGGCTTCAGGAGCGATCGACAAAGTGGGGATGACCCTCAGTGAGAAGGGACTCGAGACGCTTTCTTCCTATGCAAGGAATGGCCGTGAAGCAGTGAATATGGTTCAGATTGCAGCCGGTGTCCCGATCACTGAGAACAGGAAAGAAATATACGACCATGAGCTTGAATGGATCATCCAGTCAAGTCAGCTCTCCCCACGTTATCAGAAGAAAATCAATGAGGAAGCGACGATTGGATTGGTGAATGGTCTGGCGGTGACAGGTCCGAATACAGGCTCCCTCCTTGAAATAGAAGTATCGGTCATACCGGCAGCAGACAGGGGATCGATCAATGTGACCGGGATTGTCGAGGAAGAAAGCATAGGCGACCGGAGTAAATCGATTAAAAGGAAAAGCATGGCGAAAGGCTCGATTGAAAATGTGATCACGGTCCTCCGTTCCATGGGCGTGCCTGCCGATCAATACGATATTCATGTGAATTTCCCCGGCGGGATTCCGGTTGACGGTCCCTCTGCCGGGATCGCGATGGCTCTCGGCATTTACTCGGCGATCTACCGTATCCCGGTCAAGCATACCGTTGCCTTGACTGGGGAAATCAGTATCCATGGACTGGTGAAGCCTGTCGGCGGTGTGCCTGCGAAGGTAAAAGGTGCGAAATTGGCAGGTGCCACCGTCGCGATCATCCCGCATGAAAATCAGCAGACGATGCTGGCTGAGATCGGCGGCATCGAAGTGGTGCCGGTCAAGCATCTGAAAGAAGTGCTCGATCTTGCCCTCTTGAAAGATGGGCTTCAGCCTGCTGAAATCGTCAGCGAACAAAATAAGAAGAGCGTATAA
- a CDS encoding amino acid ABC transporter ATP-binding protein — MSEEMIKVEKLNKSFGDLHVLKDIDISVRESDVVCLIGASGSGKSTLLRCLNFLELKDNGKIVIEGEEVNQDTHDLNKVRQKVGMVFQHFYLFPHKTVLENVMEAPVSVKGLSKAEARKDAKALLNKVGLADKENVYPSKLSGGQKQRVAIARALAMKPDIMLFDEPTSALDPELVGEVLATMKELALEGMTMVVVTHEMGFAKEVADWVVYMHDGRIVEVGPPEQLFNSPKEQRTREFLESVL, encoded by the coding sequence ATGAGTGAGGAAATGATCAAAGTAGAGAAATTGAATAAATCCTTCGGTGATTTACACGTCCTGAAGGATATCGATATCAGCGTAAGGGAAAGTGATGTGGTCTGCCTGATCGGAGCAAGTGGATCGGGAAAGAGCACGCTGCTCCGATGCCTGAACTTCCTTGAATTGAAAGATAACGGGAAAATCGTCATCGAAGGCGAGGAAGTCAACCAGGATACCCATGACTTGAACAAGGTCCGTCAAAAGGTGGGGATGGTGTTCCAGCACTTCTATCTGTTTCCCCACAAGACGGTATTGGAAAATGTGATGGAAGCCCCGGTTTCCGTCAAAGGATTGTCCAAAGCAGAAGCAAGAAAAGACGCGAAGGCGTTATTAAACAAAGTCGGCCTTGCAGACAAAGAAAATGTATATCCTTCCAAGCTTTCAGGCGGGCAAAAGCAGCGGGTCGCGATTGCGAGAGCCCTTGCCATGAAGCCAGACATCATGCTGTTTGATGAGCCGACGTCGGCACTTGATCCGGAGTTGGTCGGGGAAGTGCTCGCGACAATGAAGGAGCTTGCCCTTGAAGGGATGACGATGGTCGTCGTCACCCATGAAATGGGCTTTGCCAAGGAAGTGGCAGATTGGGTCGTTTACATGCATGACGGCAGGATCGTGGAAGTGGGTCCTCCCGAGCAGTTATTCAACTCTCCGAAGGAACAGCGGACGAGGGAGTTTTTGGAATCGGTTTTATAG